A genomic region of Balaenoptera acutorostrata chromosome 4, mBalAcu1.1, whole genome shotgun sequence contains the following coding sequences:
- the ZDHHC23 gene encoding palmitoyltransferase ZDHHC23 isoform X1, with protein sequence MTKKGSMKPGKKNKAEEPELEPLCCCEYIDRNGEKNHVAACLCDCQDLDEGCDRWITCKSVQPETYERIMDTISDRLRIPWLRGARKVNISLLPPLFLLPVFLRVASWHFLLGVVVLTSLPVLALWYYYLTHRRKEQTLFFLSLGLFSLGYMYYVFLQEVVPRGRVGPTQLAVLTCGLLLILLALCRAKKDPGYLRSPANGDRSLSGSHTEYLNRTGPEKPKGFPGADPAGGLNNRAPKDEPKGCPRTSAGSPATGKEDWCAKCRLVRPARAWHCRICGFCVRRMDHHCVWINSCVGESNHQAFMLALLIFLLTSVYGITLTLDTICTDRSVFTALFYCPGVYANYSSALCFTCVWYSVIIVGGMAYIFLIQLINISYNVTEREVQQALRQKTGRRLLCGLIVDTGQYNRGFLRNWHQFSTLGTRPFHHPAEDIV encoded by the exons ATGACCAAGAAGGGCAGTATGAAgccagggaagaaaaacaaagcggAAGAACCTGAACTGGAGCCCCTGTGCTGCTGCGAGTACATAGATCGAAATGGGGAAAAGAACCACGTGGCTGCTTGTTTGTGTGATTGCCAAGATCTGGATGAAGGGTGTGATAG ATGGATCACGTGTAAGTCCGTGCAGCCCGAGACCTACGAAAGGATCATGGATACGATCTCTGACCGCCTCCGGATTCCTTGGCTTAGGGGAGCCAGGAAAGTTAACATtagcctccttcccccactcTTCCTGCTGCCTGTCTTCCTCCGAGTGGCTTCGTGGCATTTCCTCCTGGGGGTGGTGGTTTTGACCTCCCTCCCTGTGCTGGCTCTGTGGTACTACTACCTCACTCACAGAAGGAAAGAACAGACCCTGTTTTTCCTGAGCCTCGGACTGTTCTCTCTGGGCTACATGTACTACGTGTTCCTGCAGGAGGTGGTCCCCAGGGGGCGCGTAGGGCCCACTCAGCTGGCTGTGCTTACCTGCGGGTTACTTCTCATACTTTTAGCCTTGTGCCGAGCCAAGAAGGATCCAGGCTACCTCAGGAGCCCAGCAAACGGTGACAGATCTCTAAGCGGCAGCCACACGGAATACCTGAACAGGACAGGGCCGGAGAAGCCCAAAGGGTTCCCCGGCGCAGACCCAGCGGGCGGTCTCAATAACCGCGCGCCCAAGGATGAGCCTAAGGGCTGCCCCAGGACATCGGCCGGAAGCCCCGCCACGGGGAAGGAGGACTGGTGCGCCAAGTGCCGGCTGGTGCGGCCGGCCCGGGCGTGGCACTGCCGGATCTGCGGCTTCTGCGTGAGGAGGATGGATCATCACTGCGTCTG GATAAATAGCTGTGTCGGAGAATCGAATCATCAAGCATTTATGCTTGCCCTTTTGATCTTCCTGCTCACCTCGGTGTACGGGATAACGCTGACCTTGGACACCATTTGTACAGATAGAAGTGTCTTCACAGCTCTCTTCTATTGCCCTGGAGTTTATGCAAATTACAG CTCAGCTCTGTGCTTCACCTGCGTGTGGTACTCTGTGATCATCGTGGGGGGCATGGCCTACATCTTCCTGATCCAGCTGATAAACATCAGCTACAACGTGACGGAGAGGGAAGTGCAGCAGGCCCTTCGACAGAAGACGGGGCGCCGGCTGCTCTGCGGGCTCATCGTGGACACAGGCCAGTACAATCGGGGCTTCCTGCGGAACTGGCACCAGTTCTCCACCCTGGGCACGCGCCCCTTCCACCACCCTGCTGAGGACATTGTATGA
- the ZDHHC23 gene encoding palmitoyltransferase ZDHHC23 isoform X2, whose amino-acid sequence MTKKGSMKPGKKNKAEEPELEPLCCCEYIDRNGEKNHVAACLCDCQDLDEGCDRWITCKSVQPETYERIMDTISDRLRIPWLRGARKVNISLLPPLFLLPVFLRVASWHFLLGVVVLTSLPVLALWYYYLTHRRKEQTLFFLSLGLFSLGYMYYVFLQEVVPRGRVGPTQLAVLTCGLLLILLALCRAKKDPGYLRSPANGDRSLSGSHTEYLNRTGPEKPKGFPGADPAGGLNNRAPKDEPKGCPRTSAGSPATGKEDWCAKCRLVRPARAWHCRICGFCVRRMDHHCVCCVGESNHQAFMLALLIFLLTSVYGITLTLDTICTDRSVFTALFYCPGVYANYSSALCFTCVWYSVIIVGGMAYIFLIQLINISYNVTEREVQQALRQKTGRRLLCGLIVDTGQYNRGFLRNWHQFSTLGTRPFHHPAEDIV is encoded by the exons ATGACCAAGAAGGGCAGTATGAAgccagggaagaaaaacaaagcggAAGAACCTGAACTGGAGCCCCTGTGCTGCTGCGAGTACATAGATCGAAATGGGGAAAAGAACCACGTGGCTGCTTGTTTGTGTGATTGCCAAGATCTGGATGAAGGGTGTGATAG ATGGATCACGTGTAAGTCCGTGCAGCCCGAGACCTACGAAAGGATCATGGATACGATCTCTGACCGCCTCCGGATTCCTTGGCTTAGGGGAGCCAGGAAAGTTAACATtagcctccttcccccactcTTCCTGCTGCCTGTCTTCCTCCGAGTGGCTTCGTGGCATTTCCTCCTGGGGGTGGTGGTTTTGACCTCCCTCCCTGTGCTGGCTCTGTGGTACTACTACCTCACTCACAGAAGGAAAGAACAGACCCTGTTTTTCCTGAGCCTCGGACTGTTCTCTCTGGGCTACATGTACTACGTGTTCCTGCAGGAGGTGGTCCCCAGGGGGCGCGTAGGGCCCACTCAGCTGGCTGTGCTTACCTGCGGGTTACTTCTCATACTTTTAGCCTTGTGCCGAGCCAAGAAGGATCCAGGCTACCTCAGGAGCCCAGCAAACGGTGACAGATCTCTAAGCGGCAGCCACACGGAATACCTGAACAGGACAGGGCCGGAGAAGCCCAAAGGGTTCCCCGGCGCAGACCCAGCGGGCGGTCTCAATAACCGCGCGCCCAAGGATGAGCCTAAGGGCTGCCCCAGGACATCGGCCGGAAGCCCCGCCACGGGGAAGGAGGACTGGTGCGCCAAGTGCCGGCTGGTGCGGCCGGCCCGGGCGTGGCACTGCCGGATCTGCGGCTTCTGCGTGAGGAGGATGGATCATCACTGCGTCTG CTGTGTCGGAGAATCGAATCATCAAGCATTTATGCTTGCCCTTTTGATCTTCCTGCTCACCTCGGTGTACGGGATAACGCTGACCTTGGACACCATTTGTACAGATAGAAGTGTCTTCACAGCTCTCTTCTATTGCCCTGGAGTTTATGCAAATTACAG CTCAGCTCTGTGCTTCACCTGCGTGTGGTACTCTGTGATCATCGTGGGGGGCATGGCCTACATCTTCCTGATCCAGCTGATAAACATCAGCTACAACGTGACGGAGAGGGAAGTGCAGCAGGCCCTTCGACAGAAGACGGGGCGCCGGCTGCTCTGCGGGCTCATCGTGGACACAGGCCAGTACAATCGGGGCTTCCTGCGGAACTGGCACCAGTTCTCCACCCTGGGCACGCGCCCCTTCCACCACCCTGCTGAGGACATTGTATGA